The following proteins come from a genomic window of Natronosalvus vescus:
- a CDS encoding magnesium transporter, producing the protein MSESLGDLYEEVTGADDDDDQFGLGDDWRIGTMVFTMVPLLAALSLLQMVSGTVLDTFEEVLLTNPALLILVPVQIGTAGNLGSIMCSRLSTQLHLGTFELSLDNPGVRANAGAVLGLGFTVFVLVGIAAWAIGRVLGGTLSLAAVLTISLVSGMLLSVFVVVVSVVSVSTSYRLGYDPDDTTIPVVTNVCDITGVLILFTVVTIVL; encoded by the coding sequence ATGAGCGAGTCGCTGGGCGACCTCTACGAAGAGGTCACCGGCGCGGACGATGACGACGATCAGTTCGGGCTGGGGGACGACTGGCGGATCGGAACGATGGTGTTCACGATGGTGCCGTTGCTTGCAGCACTATCGCTCCTCCAGATGGTTTCGGGAACCGTCCTCGACACGTTCGAGGAGGTTTTGCTCACCAACCCCGCGCTCTTGATTCTGGTTCCGGTACAGATCGGGACGGCGGGTAACCTCGGATCGATTATGTGTTCTCGCCTGTCGACGCAGTTGCATCTCGGGACGTTCGAACTCTCGCTCGACAACCCGGGCGTTCGAGCGAACGCCGGGGCGGTGCTCGGACTCGGGTTCACTGTGTTCGTGCTCGTCGGCATCGCTGCCTGGGCGATTGGACGAGTGCTCGGCGGCACGCTCTCGCTGGCGGCAGTGCTCACGATTTCGCTGGTGAGCGGGATGCTCCTTTCGGTGTTCGTGGTCGTCGTCAGTGTCGTTTCGGTTTCGACGTCCTACCGGTTGGGGTACGATCCGGACGATACGACGATTCCGGTCGTCACGAACGTGTGTGACATCACCGGCGTGCTCATCCTCTTCACCGTCGTCACGATCGTCCTCTAA
- a CDS encoding DUF6276 family protein: MYSCDCDTTPISFAVPTSLRAYAPDEADAAAICPRCLRVEPVADTDTTDDVAFDRLSSSFPTGEAGVALALAIGLCASLATNRSALEDALEAVERAGADPLLALDRLLAEPSVEPAIDLERRRHQLEQLLYG; encoded by the coding sequence ATGTATTCTTGTGACTGTGACACCACCCCGATTTCGTTCGCCGTCCCCACGTCGCTTCGAGCATATGCGCCCGACGAAGCCGACGCGGCGGCGATCTGTCCGCGCTGTCTCCGCGTCGAACCGGTCGCCGACACCGACACGACGGACGATGTGGCCTTCGATCGGCTGAGTTCGTCGTTCCCAACCGGCGAGGCCGGCGTGGCGCTCGCGCTCGCGATCGGCCTGTGTGCGTCGCTGGCGACGAACCGCTCGGCCCTCGAGGACGCACTCGAGGCCGTCGAACGGGCCGGGGCCGACCCCTTACTGGCCCTCGATCGGCTGCTCGCAGAGCCGTCGGTCGAGCCGGCGATCGACCTCGAGCGTCGACGCCACCAGCTCGAGCAATTGCTGTACGGCTAG
- a CDS encoding V-type ATP synthase subunit D → MAKDVKPTRKELMQIEDRIDLSERGHGTLEKKRDGLIMEFMDILDQAQDVRGELSDDYERAQKTINMARAMEGDVAVRGAAAALQEHPEITTESKNIMGVVVPQIESSKVTKSLDQRGYGIMGTSARIDEAAEAYEELLQSIILAAEVETAMKKMLREIETTKRRVNALEFKLLPELYENKEFIEQKLEEQEREEIFRLKKIKEKKEAEEEEEAAQALRDAEEREPATASGVPGTN, encoded by the coding sequence ATGGCCAAGGACGTCAAACCGACCCGGAAAGAGTTGATGCAGATCGAAGATCGCATCGACCTCTCCGAGCGCGGGCACGGAACCCTCGAGAAGAAACGTGACGGGCTCATCATGGAGTTCATGGACATTCTGGATCAGGCCCAGGACGTCCGCGGGGAGCTTTCGGACGACTACGAGCGCGCCCAGAAGACGATCAACATGGCCCGGGCCATGGAGGGTGACGTCGCCGTTCGTGGCGCGGCGGCGGCCCTGCAGGAACACCCCGAGATCACGACCGAGTCGAAGAACATCATGGGCGTCGTCGTCCCCCAGATCGAGTCCTCGAAAGTGACCAAGAGCCTCGACCAGCGGGGCTACGGGATCATGGGCACCTCTGCCCGCATCGACGAGGCCGCCGAGGCCTACGAGGAGCTCCTCCAGAGCATCATCCTCGCCGCCGAGGTCGAGACAGCGATGAAGAAGATGCTCCGGGAGATCGAAACCACCAAACGGCGCGTCAACGCCCTCGAGTTCAAACTCCTCCCGGAACTCTACGAGAACAAGGAGTTCATCGAGCAGAAACTCGAGGAACAAGAGCGCGAGGAGATCTTCCGGCTGAAGAAGATCAAAGAGAAGAAAGAAGCCGAAGAAGAGGAAGAAGCCGCCCAGGCCCTCCGCGACGCCGAGGAGCGCGAACCCGCAACCGCGAGCGGCGTCCCGGGAACCAACTGA
- a CDS encoding acyl-CoA thioesterase, giving the protein MPTVLDTHIRNRFRVQPNHANNNETLHGGNLMKWIDEVGAMSAMRFAGETCVTAQVNELDFERPIGIGDTALVEAYVYAAGTSSVRVRIRAWREEPRTGATEKTTESSFTYVAIDTDGRPTPVPDLEVDSERGRELRERALTAEDDNSTN; this is encoded by the coding sequence ATGCCAACGGTGCTCGACACCCACATCCGGAACCGATTTCGCGTCCAGCCCAACCACGCGAACAACAACGAGACCCTCCACGGCGGCAACCTGATGAAGTGGATCGACGAGGTCGGCGCGATGAGTGCGATGCGTTTTGCCGGCGAAACATGCGTGACCGCCCAGGTGAACGAACTCGACTTCGAGCGACCGATCGGGATCGGCGACACGGCGCTCGTCGAGGCCTACGTGTACGCCGCCGGTACCTCGAGCGTCCGTGTTCGCATCCGTGCCTGGCGCGAAGAGCCCCGGACGGGGGCGACCGAGAAGACGACGGAATCGAGTTTCACGTACGTCGCGATCGATACCGATGGACGGCCGACACCGGTTCCCGACCTCGAGGTAGATTCAGAACGGGGACGGGAGCTACGAGAGCGTGCGCTCACGGCCGAAGACGACAATAGTACCAACTGA
- a CDS encoding AAA family ATPase, protein MDAPLWTETYAPTLEELPQDDARRYLERAVEEPINLILQGPPGSGKTAAAKALAAAAHGVPESSVDDSGERQTPSGGNPDNDLIIINVADFFGRTKTEIKNDPRFASFLTGRSAMSKRDMINHVLKESASYAPVSGTYKTVLLDNAEDVREDFQQALRRIMEQHHRTTQFVIATRQPTKLIPPIRSRCFPVSMRAPTSEETVTVLKRIVEAEDVDYERDGLEFVAGYADGNLRQAILAAQTTAETEGEITMTTAYETIGTVGYADEIESMLEDAETGAFTDARSTLDDLLVDEGLDGGEVLEEVLSVARKRYQGRELARIHRLVADIEFEMTEGASDRIHVGHLLAELGRDS, encoded by the coding sequence ATGGACGCGCCGCTGTGGACGGAGACCTACGCGCCGACCCTCGAGGAGTTGCCACAGGACGACGCCCGACGCTATCTCGAACGAGCTGTCGAGGAGCCGATCAACCTCATCCTCCAGGGCCCGCCGGGAAGCGGGAAGACGGCGGCGGCGAAGGCACTCGCGGCGGCAGCCCACGGAGTTCCGGAGTCGTCCGTGGACGACTCCGGGGAGCGCCAGACCCCGTCCGGCGGTAATCCGGACAACGACCTGATCATCATCAACGTCGCCGACTTCTTCGGCCGGACGAAAACCGAGATCAAGAACGATCCCCGCTTTGCGAGCTTTCTGACCGGCCGTTCCGCGATGTCCAAACGCGACATGATCAACCACGTCCTCAAGGAGTCCGCGAGCTACGCCCCCGTGTCGGGCACCTACAAGACAGTCCTACTCGACAACGCCGAGGACGTCCGCGAGGACTTCCAGCAGGCGTTGCGCCGGATCATGGAGCAACACCACCGGACGACCCAGTTCGTGATCGCCACCCGCCAGCCCACGAAACTCATCCCGCCGATCCGCTCGCGGTGTTTCCCCGTCTCGATGCGCGCGCCCACGAGCGAAGAGACCGTGACCGTCCTGAAGCGCATCGTCGAGGCCGAAGACGTCGACTACGAACGAGATGGCCTCGAGTTCGTCGCCGGCTACGCCGACGGGAACCTCCGACAGGCGATCTTGGCCGCCCAGACGACCGCCGAGACCGAAGGCGAGATCACGATGACGACGGCCTACGAGACGATCGGGACGGTCGGCTACGCCGACGAAATCGAGTCGATGCTCGAGGACGCCGAAACTGGGGCGTTCACCGACGCCCGCTCGACCCTCGACGACCTCCTCGTGGACGAGGGCCTCGACGGCGGTGAGGTGCTCGAGGAGGTGCTGTCGGTGGCGAGAAAGCGCTACCAGGGTCGGGAACTGGCGCGTATCCACCGGCTGGTCGCCGACATCGAATTCGAGATGACCGAAGGAGCGAGCGACCGGATTCACGTCGGCCATCTGCTGGCTGAGTTGGGTCGGGATAGCTGA
- a CDS encoding DUF7282 domain-containing protein: protein MSPSVTFSTLKLLVAILGTVAVVVAAVVVIGQAPAIMGVDDQPEATITFEDQTTNGTNVEIESVSLSDGGFVVITNSAGERVAVSEHLGAGSHENVTIEQNEDDSGDLLGQLTATVHQDTTGDGTYAFETSDGEEDRPYIENGYPVSDRASVTLTSNDTDIATDSFHVESIDVPSTATTNETVEIRAEIRNPTDVETRQHVDLRVDGEVRERSIVELEAEETSTVVFEIDTADLEPGDRTIGVYTTGHGALSVLAVAYDIEPSLEILEANESAAVVNASLPEDGFLTVENEDNALRGTSENLSAGDNENVTIEFDAEAGDETLYVVLYAGEPGGYDEETGFPDADPITIEGDRIEAAITSSDDELSED, encoded by the coding sequence ATGAGTCCGAGCGTTACATTCAGCACCCTCAAACTCCTCGTCGCGATACTGGGTACAGTCGCCGTCGTCGTCGCGGCCGTCGTCGTCATCGGACAGGCACCAGCGATCATGGGCGTCGACGACCAACCCGAAGCGACGATCACGTTCGAGGATCAGACCACCAACGGCACCAATGTCGAAATCGAATCAGTGTCGCTCTCGGACGGCGGATTCGTGGTGATCACGAACAGCGCCGGCGAGCGCGTCGCCGTCTCCGAACATCTCGGGGCTGGAAGCCACGAGAACGTCACAATCGAGCAAAACGAGGACGATTCAGGTGACTTGCTCGGACAGTTGACGGCAACTGTTCACCAGGATACGACGGGTGATGGCACCTACGCGTTCGAAACGAGCGACGGCGAGGAAGACCGCCCCTACATCGAAAACGGCTATCCCGTAAGCGATCGGGCGAGCGTGACCCTCACCAGCAACGACACCGACATCGCCACGGACTCCTTCCACGTCGAATCAATCGACGTTCCCTCGACGGCAACGACCAACGAGACGGTCGAGATCCGTGCCGAAATTCGGAACCCAACCGACGTCGAGACCCGCCAACACGTCGACCTGCGCGTCGACGGCGAGGTTCGCGAGCGAAGTATCGTCGAACTCGAGGCCGAGGAGACCAGCACCGTCGTCTTCGAGATCGACACTGCCGACCTCGAACCCGGCGACCGAACCATCGGCGTCTACACGACCGGCCACGGCGCGCTGAGCGTCCTCGCAGTGGCGTACGACATCGAACCGTCACTCGAGATACTCGAAGCGAACGAATCGGCTGCCGTCGTCAACGCGTCGCTCCCCGAAGACGGGTTCCTGACCGTCGAAAACGAAGATAACGCATTGCGTGGAACGAGCGAGAATCTCTCGGCCGGCGACAACGAGAACGTCACCATCGAGTTCGACGCCGAGGCCGGCGACGAGACGCTGTACGTTGTCCTCTATGCCGGCGAACCCGGCGGGTACGACGAGGAAACTGGCTTCCCGGACGCCGATCCGATCACCATCGAAGGCGACCGGATCGAAGCGGCGATCACCTCGAGCGACGACGAACTGTCCGAAGACTAG
- the rnz gene encoding ribonuclease Z — translation MQLSVTFLGTSGAIPTTTRNPSSLFVAREGDQLLFDAGEGTQRQMMRCGTGFAISHVFVTHCHGDHVLGIPGLLQTMDFNDREDPLSIHCPHGTRRQIRSLVSLLGNRPSFPVRINEVSGGDLAYRGDDYEVRTFDTDHDTRSIGYALIEDERKGRFDRERAEELGVPVGPAFSRLHEGKSVELENGTVVEPEQVVGDPRPGRTVVYTGDTRPTEATVDVADEPDLLIHDATFADDRVDRAADTAHSTARQAARIANRAGAKRLALVHLSSRYAGRSSAHLEEAREVFEREVLIPDDGDHLEIPHQD, via the coding sequence ATGCAACTGTCAGTCACCTTTCTGGGGACGAGTGGCGCGATTCCGACCACGACGCGGAATCCGAGCAGTCTCTTCGTCGCCCGCGAGGGTGACCAGTTGTTGTTCGACGCCGGGGAGGGAACCCAGCGACAGATGATGCGCTGTGGAACCGGCTTTGCCATCTCCCACGTGTTCGTCACCCACTGCCACGGCGATCACGTCCTGGGCATCCCTGGCTTGCTCCAGACGATGGACTTCAACGACCGGGAAGACCCCCTGTCGATCCACTGTCCGCATGGCACCCGCCGCCAGATTCGCTCGCTCGTCTCGCTACTCGGCAATCGCCCGTCGTTCCCGGTTCGAATCAACGAAGTGAGTGGCGGCGACCTCGCCTACCGCGGCGACGACTACGAGGTTCGGACGTTCGACACCGATCACGACACCAGGTCGATCGGTTACGCGCTGATCGAGGACGAGCGAAAGGGTCGGTTCGACCGCGAGCGCGCCGAAGAGCTGGGCGTCCCCGTTGGGCCGGCCTTCTCCCGGCTCCACGAAGGCAAGTCGGTCGAGCTCGAGAACGGTACCGTCGTCGAACCCGAGCAGGTCGTCGGCGACCCGCGACCGGGCCGAACGGTGGTTTACACCGGCGACACTCGTCCCACGGAGGCGACCGTCGACGTCGCAGACGAACCGGATCTCCTGATCCACGACGCGACGTTCGCCGACGACCGGGTCGACCGGGCGGCGGACACCGCCCACTCGACGGCTCGTCAGGCCGCCAGAATCGCAAATCGAGCCGGTGCGAAACGCCTCGCCCTCGTCCACCTCTCCTCGCGGTACGCTGGCCGTTCGAGCGCCCACCTCGAGGAAGCCCGTGAGGTGTTCGAGCGCGAGGTATTGATCCCCGACGACGGCGACCACCTCGAGATTCCACACCAGGACTGA
- a CDS encoding thiol-disulfide oxidoreductase DCC family protein: protein MSAFINYFADETRSSPINLAVVRVLVGAYVLWRVVSLDWGFYQEWPRHFNPPIDFLHQDLFLTMLGYQQWVVAALLIGFIVGYRTRWTGGLSSLLLMHMLSVKSTLYLAGTVESLFVCAYIILMFALFHDTDDDVLSVDAIRRTGEQSLEELNAFLKSDPERTYRVRVLKWSLLAVAIIYVGSAWGKFLNGPIDIWLSGANLQRDILFNRELTGIERPLAVPFVENELLAWIGFVGTALVQVSLLVAVVLGVSITLPVLGLIGFHLSVIAMLGLYFIDMILVLSLFAAWDVAYRRLAASEDDTVQVVYDERCYFCARSLYPFKHLDVNDSVQFYSQSDVPRELIDRDDVDLEKELYLFHDGEAYGGYEAFRQLFAQFRVFLPLTLLMALPPVRMVGNRVYAYIARNRSRHFVCSIDAEQS from the coding sequence ATGAGCGCGTTCATCAACTATTTTGCCGACGAGACCCGATCATCCCCAATCAACCTCGCCGTCGTTCGCGTCCTCGTGGGTGCGTACGTGCTGTGGCGGGTCGTTTCGCTCGACTGGGGGTTCTACCAGGAGTGGCCCCGTCACTTCAACCCACCAATTGACTTTCTGCACCAGGATCTCTTCCTGACGATGTTGGGCTACCAGCAGTGGGTCGTCGCCGCGTTGCTGATCGGGTTCATCGTCGGGTACCGAACCCGTTGGACGGGCGGACTTTCGAGTCTGCTGTTGATGCACATGCTGTCGGTCAAGTCGACGCTCTATCTGGCTGGCACCGTCGAATCGCTGTTCGTCTGTGCGTACATCATCCTCATGTTCGCCCTGTTCCACGACACCGACGACGACGTCCTCTCGGTCGACGCGATTCGTCGAACGGGGGAACAGTCTCTCGAGGAGTTAAACGCGTTCCTCAAGAGCGATCCTGAGCGGACGTACCGCGTGCGCGTGCTCAAGTGGAGCCTTCTCGCCGTCGCCATCATCTACGTCGGGTCGGCGTGGGGGAAGTTCCTGAACGGCCCAATCGACATCTGGCTGTCGGGTGCTAACCTCCAGCGTGACATCCTGTTCAACCGGGAACTGACCGGTATCGAACGGCCGCTCGCCGTACCGTTCGTCGAGAACGAACTGTTGGCGTGGATCGGTTTCGTCGGCACCGCGCTGGTACAGGTGTCGCTGCTCGTCGCGGTCGTACTTGGGGTATCGATCACGCTGCCCGTACTCGGCCTGATCGGCTTCCATCTCTCCGTCATCGCGATGCTCGGGCTCTACTTTATCGACATGATCCTCGTCCTCTCGCTGTTTGCTGCCTGGGACGTCGCTTATCGACGGCTCGCCGCGAGCGAAGACGACACCGTCCAGGTGGTGTACGACGAGCGCTGTTACTTCTGTGCTCGCAGCCTCTACCCGTTCAAACACCTCGACGTCAACGACTCGGTGCAGTTTTACTCCCAGTCCGACGTCCCCCGTGAACTGATCGATCGGGACGACGTCGACCTCGAAAAAGAGCTGTACCTGTTCCACGACGGCGAGGCCTACGGCGGCTACGAGGCGTTTCGACAGCTGTTCGCGCAGTTCCGGGTCTTCCTCCCGCTGACGCTCCTGATGGCGTTGCCGCCGGTCAGAATGGTTGGAAACCGCGTGTACGCCTACATCGCCCGCAACCGAAGTCGCCACTTCGTCTGTAGTATCGACGCAGAGCAGTCCTGA
- a CDS encoding DUF460 domain-containing protein, which produces MSTRTSALDAVVFGVDIQSGDVRGDAPSYALVVYDGDEENLERDVVSHRKLRRLIADEEPAIVATDNMYELAADKDQLIHFLGSLPTGTKLVQVTGDERPESLSRVAKRHGIPYAKEPMKEAEAAARLAAHNVGYEVSAFTNTTEVKVSRGRSTGKGGWSADRFTRRIHGSVKRRAREVENSLEEADLDFEREVREAYGGFANAVFTVEGRPAEIPVSTERSGDVRIEIERERRDGIEFRPLAKRRDHVVVGVDPGTTTAVAIVSLEGEVLDVWSSRTNTTAEVIEWIVERGRPIIVAADVTPMPETVEKIRRSFDAAGWTPDRDLPIDEKQHRTRDDPYDDDHQRDSMAAALYAVDDHADQFDRIDRKLPPGIDRGPVIARVVAGGETVETVLEDLSEDDDPDEEDPEHQPRELTPEERRIRDLERQVERLEGHVDTLEGRIDDRDEQIEDLEAELAVTRREERRKIRKEREVSRLERKADRLETERDDAREEVEALKRKVERMKALWKLDHSNFADVSEKQAGLVPVKVVEKFTKGAIREANDAYGIAAGDVVYVRDASGAGRSTAELLANFEPRVILKDGGLSDIAEAILFDLEIPIGPADDVAMQEVDELAVARDADVEDVIADWHERALERERDQKAQLVDQLISEHRAGDNEV; this is translated from the coding sequence GTGAGCACGCGAACGAGTGCACTCGACGCGGTCGTCTTCGGCGTCGACATTCAAAGCGGCGACGTCCGCGGCGATGCCCCTTCCTATGCACTGGTCGTCTACGACGGCGACGAGGAGAACCTCGAGCGGGACGTGGTCTCCCATCGAAAACTCAGACGGTTGATCGCCGACGAGGAACCGGCGATCGTCGCGACCGACAACATGTACGAACTCGCCGCCGACAAGGATCAGTTGATCCACTTTCTGGGGTCGCTCCCGACTGGCACGAAACTCGTCCAGGTGACCGGCGACGAGCGTCCCGAATCGCTCTCACGTGTCGCCAAACGCCACGGCATTCCCTACGCCAAAGAGCCGATGAAGGAAGCGGAGGCGGCCGCCAGGCTGGCCGCCCACAACGTCGGCTACGAGGTCTCGGCGTTCACGAACACGACCGAGGTCAAAGTGTCCCGAGGGCGCTCGACCGGCAAGGGCGGCTGGAGCGCCGACCGCTTCACCCGACGTATCCACGGCTCGGTCAAACGCCGCGCCCGAGAGGTCGAAAACTCCCTCGAGGAGGCCGATCTCGACTTCGAACGCGAGGTCAGGGAGGCCTACGGCGGGTTCGCCAACGCGGTGTTCACCGTCGAGGGACGGCCCGCGGAGATTCCCGTGTCGACCGAACGATCCGGTGACGTTCGGATCGAGATCGAACGCGAACGCCGCGACGGGATCGAGTTCCGCCCGCTCGCGAAGCGTCGCGATCACGTCGTCGTCGGCGTCGACCCCGGTACGACCACCGCCGTCGCCATCGTCAGCCTCGAGGGGGAGGTACTCGACGTCTGGAGTTCGCGCACGAACACCACCGCGGAGGTCATCGAGTGGATCGTCGAGCGCGGTCGGCCGATCATCGTGGCCGCGGACGTGACGCCAATGCCCGAAACTGTCGAAAAGATCCGTCGGAGTTTCGATGCGGCGGGGTGGACGCCCGATCGGGATCTGCCGATCGACGAGAAACAACACCGCACGCGGGACGACCCCTACGACGACGACCACCAGCGGGATTCGATGGCTGCGGCCCTCTACGCGGTCGACGATCACGCCGATCAGTTCGACCGAATCGACCGAAAGCTCCCGCCCGGGATCGATCGCGGGCCGGTCATCGCACGGGTGGTTGCCGGCGGTGAAACCGTCGAAACCGTTCTCGAGGATCTCAGCGAGGACGACGACCCGGACGAGGAGGACCCCGAGCACCAGCCCCGAGAGCTTACCCCTGAGGAGCGCCGAATCCGAGATCTCGAGCGCCAGGTCGAGCGCCTGGAGGGCCACGTCGACACCCTCGAGGGTCGCATCGACGACCGCGACGAACAGATCGAAGACCTCGAGGCCGAACTGGCGGTCACGCGTCGAGAAGAGCGCCGCAAAATTCGGAAGGAACGCGAGGTGTCACGGCTCGAGCGAAAAGCCGACCGTCTCGAGACTGAACGCGACGACGCTCGAGAAGAAGTCGAGGCGTTAAAACGGAAGGTCGAGCGGATGAAAGCGTTGTGGAAACTCGATCACTCGAACTTCGCTGACGTCTCCGAAAAACAGGCCGGGTTGGTGCCAGTGAAGGTGGTCGAGAAGTTCACCAAGGGGGCGATTCGGGAGGCCAACGACGCCTACGGCATCGCGGCGGGCGACGTGGTCTACGTGCGCGATGCGAGCGGCGCTGGTCGCTCGACTGCGGAGCTCCTGGCGAACTTCGAACCGCGCGTCATTCTGAAAGACGGCGGTCTCTCCGACATCGCGGAGGCGATTCTGTTCGACCTCGAGATACCGATCGGCCCCGCGGACGACGTGGCGATGCAGGAAGTCGACGAACTCGCGGTGGCTCGCGACGCCGACGTCGAGGACGTCATCGCCGACTGGCACGAGCGGGCACTCGAGCGCGAGCGCGACCAAAAGGCACAGCTCGTCGATCAGCTCATAAGCGAGCACCGGGCCGGCGACAACGAGGTTTGA
- a CDS encoding DUF7470 family protein, with amino-acid sequence MRNNLSPLGILGILLVGGGIALIGSQNILIAVGIALMLAGVGLLIKSIVTGMLSSWGMA; translated from the coding sequence ATGCGCAACAACCTCAGTCCGCTCGGCATCCTCGGCATCCTGCTCGTCGGTGGCGGCATCGCCCTGATCGGATCGCAAAACATCCTGATCGCCGTCGGCATCGCACTCATGCTCGCCGGTGTCGGCCTCCTCATTAAATCGATCGTGACGGGCATGCTCTCGTCCTGGGGAATGGCCTAA
- a CDS encoding carboxypeptidase-like regulatory domain-containing protein, protein MSHHDTKQQSETRSIQTGVQLLLVSVGVVFLLAGLVLAAGGSGIAGAGSSIGDELPPWASSPGDDDNDDGESTEPTDDSSGDESDVDDDAGGDADDGDETDDADDGADDGEQPDDDSDESDDSDDSDDSDDSDDSDDSDDSDDSDDSDDSDDSDDSDDSDDSDDSDDSDDSDDSDDSNDESTLTVIVEDDNGDPIEDATIEIEEDAALFGHSEEGTTDDNGVVQFTLEDSEYSVSVSADGYEDAETTIEIDGEDELVLFELESTDDDDDFDDDDSDDSDADDSDDSDSDEADDSG, encoded by the coding sequence ATGTCTCACCACGACACCAAACAACAATCCGAGACGCGATCGATACAGACCGGCGTACAGCTGTTGCTGGTCTCCGTCGGCGTCGTGTTTCTCCTCGCCGGGCTCGTACTCGCAGCCGGTGGGTCGGGAATCGCCGGTGCCGGTAGCAGTATCGGCGACGAATTACCGCCGTGGGCATCGTCACCTGGAGACGACGACAACGACGACGGCGAGTCAACGGAGCCGACCGACGATAGCAGCGGCGACGAATCAGACGTCGATGACGACGCCGGCGGTGATGCAGATGACGGCGACGAGACTGATGACGCAGACGACGGTGCCGACGATGGTGAGCAGCCTGACGACGACTCGGATGAATCCGATGACTCTGACGATAGCGACGACAGCGATGACAGCGATGACAGCGACGACTCCGATGACAGCGATGACAGCGATGACAGCGACGACTCCGATGACAGCGACGACTCCGACGACAGCGACGACTCCGACGACAGCGATGACAGCGACGACAGCGACGACTCCGACGACTCCAACGACGAATCCACACTGACCGTGATCGTCGAGGACGACAACGGCGATCCCATCGAGGACGCCACCATCGAAATCGAGGAGGACGCAGCACTGTTCGGACACAGCGAAGAGGGCACCACGGACGACAACGGCGTCGTCCAGTTCACGCTCGAGGATAGCGAGTACAGCGTGAGCGTCTCCGCCGACGGCTATGAAGACGCCGAAACGACCATCGAAATCGATGGCGAAGACGAGCTCGTCCTCTTCGAACTCGAGTCGACGGACGATGACGACGACTTCGACGATGACGACTCCGACGACTCGGATGCCGACGACAGCGACGACAGCGATAGTGACGAGGCCGACGACTCCGGCTAG